The following coding sequences are from one Diospyros lotus cultivar Yz01 chromosome 7, ASM1463336v1, whole genome shotgun sequence window:
- the LOC127805505 gene encoding uncharacterized protein LOC127805505, protein MFRSAGKRLLLVPPLLRSQISRFPISMVPNYSSRFSSHTFADQSPRNCNSPHNPQPPNSSDSSEAHRQTPRAADYEDEQARVLSVSLRHVPRLGWSEAAMIAGAREAGVSPSIVGSFPRKEATLVEFFMDERLQRLIDRIESHEDLRNLIPSECISKLVRMRLEMQVPYISKWPEALSIQAQPQNFPTSFKQRAMLVDEIWHAVGDMATDVDWYVKRTVLGAIYSTTEVYMLTDSSPEFQDTWAFLDGRVKDAFDLKKSIQEGKYLVEAVGAGMGSSLQGFMSTVFRSNVNGGTT, encoded by the exons ATGTTTCGTTCAGCGGGGAAGCGGTTGCTCCTCGTACCGCCGTTGTTGCGCAGCCAAATTTCTCGATTTCCAATTTCAATGGTACCAAACTACTCCTCTCGTTTTTCTTCTCACACGTTCGCTGATCAAAGCCCCAGAAATTGTAATAGTCCCCATAATCCGCAACCTCCGAATTCTTCCGACTCATCCGAAGCTCACCGCCAGACCCCTCGAGCAGCTGATTACGAGGACGAGCAAGCTCGAGTCCTCAGCGTCTCCCTTCGCCACGTG CCTAGGTTGGGATGGAGTGAAGCAGCCATGATTGCTGGTGCAAGAGAGGCTGGTGTTTCACCTTCTATAGTTGGTTCTTTCCCTAGGAAAGAAGCTACACTAGTAGAG TTTTTCATGGATGAGCGTTTACAAAGGCTTATTGATAGAATTGAATCGCATGAAGATTTGAGGAACTTGATACCCAGTGAATGCATCTCAAAGCTTGTTCGCATGCGCTTAGAAATGCAGGTCCCCTACATATCTAAATGGCCTGAAGCACTTAGCATCCAG GCTCAACCACAAAATTTTCCGACTAGTTTTAAGCAACGAGCCATGCTGGTTGATGAGATCTGGCATGCTGTTGGTGATATGGCCACTGATGTTGACTGGTATGTGAAGCGTACAGTTCTTGGAGCAATATACTCAACAACTGAGGTGTACATGCTAACTGATAGTTCACCAG AATTTCAAGATACATGGGCTTTCTTGGATGGGCGAGTTAAAGATGCATTTGATCTGAAAAAGAGCATTCAAGAG GGAAAATATCTGGTCGAAGCTGTTGGTGCTGGAATGGGAAGCTCTTTGCAAGGATTCATGAGTACAGTTTTCAGGTCTAATGTTAATGGTGGGACAACCTGA